The Candidatus Effluviviaceae Genus V sp. sequence GGGCGTCACGACCATGTACATGGCGCGGAAGGTCGACGCGGGGGAGATCATTCTCACGCGGCGCACGCCGATCGGCGAGAATGAGACGGCCGGCGAGCTGTACGACCGGCTCTCGGCGATGGGCGCCGAGCTCCTGGTCGAGACGCTCGACCTGATCGAGCGGGACGAGGCGCCGAGGACGTCGCAGGATCCTGACGCAGCGTCCTACGCGAGGAAGCTGAAGAAGAGGGACGGTCTCATCGACTGGACGAAGGACGCGCGCACCGTCCACGATCACATACGCGGCATGACGCCGTGGCCCGGAGCGCGGACGACCTACCGCGGCCGCCCGCTCACGGTTCTCGTCTCCCGCGTCGGGGACGAGGACGGGGAGCGCGGCGAACCGGGCGAGGTCGTGTCGCTCGACGATGAGCGGGGCATCGAGGTCGCGACAGGGCATGGCAGCGTCAGGCTCCTCGAGGTCAAGCCCTCGGGCAAGTCGGCCATGGACGCCGCCTCGTTCGTCAGAGGATACCGCCCAGAGGTCGGGGAGCGCCCGTTCGGAGAGACGTCGTGACGCGGCGCCGGACACAGGGCGGCGCCTCGAGCGCGCGGCCCGGGCGGGAGAGCAGGGCGGCCGGACGTATCCGGGCCGTCGGGAGAGAGATGATGGGATTGCGCGAGAAGCGGCTCTTCATCATGATCGCGGCAGGCGGT is a genomic window containing:
- a CDS encoding methionyl-tRNA formyltransferase, producing the protein MRIVFMGTPDFAVPSLRQTHASAHDVLLVVTQPDRPAGRGRRLTPPPVKTAAGELDIPVHQTESVNTPVFAERLRALLPDVLVVVAFGQILNDELLSIPSKGAVNVHGSVLPAYRGVAPINWVIVNGETETGVTTMYMARKVDAGEIILTRRTPIGENETAGELYDRLSAMGAELLVETLDLIERDEAPRTSQDPDAASYARKLKKRDGLIDWTKDARTVHDHIRGMTPWPGARTTYRGRPLTVLVSRVGDEDGERGEPGEVVSLDDERGIEVATGHGSVRLLEVKPSGKSAMDAASFVRGYRPEVGERPFGETS